The genomic stretch CTAAGTGGCAGGTAGAAAGGGGCTTTGCTATGGCGAAGGGTACAATCAAGAAACTAATTGGAGACAAGGGCTATGGGTTTATCCAAACTGAGGAAGGGAAAGACCTCTTCTTTCATCAGAGTCAGCTCGAAGGTGTGGACTATTCTTCCCTCAAGGAAGGCCAAGA from Chloroflexota bacterium encodes the following:
- a CDS encoding cold shock domain-containing protein gives rise to the protein MAKGTIKKLIGDKGYGFIQTEEGKDLFFHQSQLEGVDYSSLKEGQ